A genome region from Cervus elaphus chromosome 18, mCerEla1.1, whole genome shotgun sequence includes the following:
- the LOC122674404 gene encoding CDC42 small effector protein 1-like, which translates to MLKRPQSQKKRRWIDWTMTGEPMNFVHLTHIGSGERDGLVMTGAFRSRLDPRETKRP; encoded by the coding sequence ATGCTAAAGAGACCCCAGTCACAGAAGAAGAGGAGATGGATTGACTGGACCATGACTGGGGAACCAATGAATTTTGTCCACCTGACTCATATTGGCTCTGGGGAGAGAGATGGACTTGTCATGACAGGTGCATTCAGGAGCAGATTAGATCCAAGGGAAACTAAAAGGCCGTAG